Proteins encoded in a region of the Armatimonadota bacterium genome:
- a CDS encoding alkaline phosphatase: MHRTKAVLRGRLLYVVILTLLSLSCYAADAPKNIVFLIGDGMGIGVITAARCAGPGQNGQLAMDSMPVVGLVKTYSANALVTDSAAAATAYATGVKTNNGELSVDPSGKKLRTILEAAHDMGKSTGVVSTKFITDATPAAFVSHVTSRADRTDIAVQMISSGADVIMGGGRKDFALKTDTSDGRTDGRDVMAEAAKIGFTVITTRDEMPDVHSEKVLGLFVQDVMTAFSPEPTLREMTTCAIDCLDNNKKGFFLMSEGGTIDSFEHASNAGDAVKQTLEFDNTVRMALDYAREHKDTLVVVTADHDTGGMAVLDPDADHPKYMVGWAHGGHTANMVPIFAFGPGSQYFAGVHDNTEIPKIFSKLWNCKLN; this comes from the coding sequence ATGCACCGCACCAAAGCCGTGTTACGCGGCAGACTGCTTTACGTAGTCATCCTCACACTCTTATCTCTCTCCTGCTATGCGGCTGACGCGCCTAAAAACATCGTCTTTCTTATCGGCGATGGAATGGGAATAGGCGTCATTACGGCGGCACGATGCGCCGGACCCGGTCAGAACGGTCAGCTTGCAATGGACAGCATGCCCGTTGTCGGATTGGTAAAGACTTACTCGGCAAATGCGCTGGTCACCGATTCAGCCGCTGCCGCGACAGCTTACGCCACCGGCGTCAAGACCAACAATGGCGAGCTTTCGGTCGACCCGTCCGGCAAGAAACTGCGCACAATCCTCGAAGCTGCCCATGACATGGGCAAGTCTACCGGAGTTGTAAGCACGAAGTTCATCACCGACGCCACCCCGGCAGCGTTTGTATCACATGTCACCAGCCGGGCTGATCGAACCGACATAGCCGTTCAAATGATCAGTTCGGGAGCTGATGTGATCATGGGCGGAGGACGTAAAGACTTTGCTTTGAAGACAGACACCAGTGACGGACGAACGGACGGGCGCGACGTTATGGCCGAAGCCGCGAAGATTGGGTTCACGGTTATAACCACGAGAGATGAAATGCCGGATGTTCACTCAGAAAAAGTGCTGGGGCTGTTCGTGCAGGATGTCATGACGGCTTTCTCGCCGGAACCGACTCTGCGCGAGATGACCACATGTGCAATAGACTGCCTGGACAACAACAAAAAAGGCTTCTTTTTGATGAGCGAAGGCGGCACGATCGACTCCTTTGAGCACGCAAGCAACGCCGGTGACGCGGTAAAACAGACTCTGGAGTTCGACAATACGGTGCGAATGGCGCTGGATTATGCGCGTGAGCATAAAGACACGCTGGTTGTCGTGACGGCCGACCATGATACCGGAGGCATGGCTGTACTTGACCCTGATGCCGATCATCCAAAATATATGGTCGGCTGGGCACACGGCGGGCACACAGCGAATATGGTCCCGATATTCGCCTTCGGTCCGGGATCGCAATACTTTGCCGGTGTCCATGACAACACCGAAATTCCAAAGATATTTTCTAAGCTGTGGAACTGTAAGTTGAACTAG
- a CDS encoding DUF4446 family protein: protein MHEVVGFVKDYDAYFSIGLVAFSLILFICVIVQSSRLSRLAQRKSAKLADAGAEELAEAITEQSAMISDLRNKLDEARVRQMELAGAVDNCLQKTNIIRFNAFEDVGGEQSFALSVLDANNTGIIISSLYGRQDSRLYVKNVKNGEGERALSEEEQRAIGARPKKATVA, encoded by the coding sequence ATGCACGAAGTCGTGGGGTTTGTAAAGGATTACGACGCCTATTTTTCAATAGGTTTGGTGGCGTTTAGCCTGATACTATTTATATGTGTAATAGTCCAGTCTTCACGTTTGTCTCGACTGGCACAGCGGAAAAGCGCTAAGCTGGCTGACGCAGGCGCGGAAGAGTTGGCGGAGGCGATAACGGAACAGTCCGCAATGATCAGCGATTTGCGCAACAAGCTGGACGAAGCACGCGTCAGGCAGATGGAACTTGCCGGAGCTGTAGACAACTGTCTCCAGAAAACCAACATCATCAGGTTCAATGCTTTTGAGGACGTGGGTGGAGAACAGAGCTTCGCGCTCTCTGTGCTGGATGCAAACAACACAGGAATAATCATAAGCAGTCTGTATGGACGGCAGGACTCACGGTTGTATGTAAAGAATGTCAAAAATGGCGAAGGTGAGCGCGCTTTATCCGAGGAAGAACAACGAGCAATCGGGGCTCGTCCTAAAAAGGCGACGGTTGCTTGA
- a CDS encoding sigma-70 family RNA polymerase sigma factor — protein MLFNTSGTKKSVSRTEEQALISRCKNGDIKAFDELVTHFQKRVYNFAYGIAGNYDDANDIAQEAFVRVFNSISTFRGDANFTTWIYRIVTNVFLDERKKAKNHRQVSLDEIIDLDETSVSRQIEDEKPLPGEIAESKERNKAVRTAIASLPDYQRVIMTLYHLHDRSYEEIADILHLPIGTVKSRLNRARGALKEILESQSELFG, from the coding sequence GTGCTCTTTAACACGTCCGGAACCAAAAAGAGTGTAAGCCGCACGGAAGAGCAGGCTCTTATCAGTCGGTGTAAGAACGGCGACATCAAGGCGTTCGATGAGCTTGTTACTCACTTCCAAAAGCGCGTCTATAATTTTGCTTACGGTATCGCCGGCAACTATGACGACGCCAACGATATCGCGCAGGAGGCCTTCGTTCGGGTTTTTAACTCGATTTCCACGTTTCGAGGCGACGCCAACTTCACCACTTGGATCTACAGAATTGTCACCAACGTCTTCCTCGACGAGCGCAAAAAAGCTAAAAACCATCGCCAGGTGTCGCTCGACGAGATAATTGACCTGGATGAAACATCCGTCTCACGGCAGATTGAGGATGAAAAACCGCTGCCGGGTGAAATCGCTGAGTCCAAAGAACGCAATAAGGCTGTACGCACCGCAATTGCATCACTGCCGGATTACCAGCGAGTCATAATGACGCTATATCACCTTCATGACCGCAGTTATGAAGAGATCGCCGATATTTTGCACCTTCCTATCGGGACAGTTAAATCCAGGCTCAATCGCGCCAGAGGCGCATTAAAAGAAATATTAGAGTCCCAATCGGAACTTTTTGGGTAG